From a region of the Helianthus annuus cultivar XRQ/B chromosome 5, HanXRQr2.0-SUNRISE, whole genome shotgun sequence genome:
- the LOC118492365 gene encoding protein ALP1-like: MASPVSSISSISSMSSSSSSEWYSSSSEEDVIMHNMIMNAAQVFMSAAEGSSQPLTRRAKYNRDQEAGHDKLVADYFADEPVYPAEIFRRRFRMSRRLFLRIAGDMAQSDPFFTLRNDARGQRGFSNLQKCTSAIRQLAYGYAPDALDEYIRMSERTARRCLYKFCQWVVKLYSKRYLRKPNVNDVQKLYQAHEQRHGFPGMLGSIDCMHWQWQNCPVAWQGQYTRGDQGHPTIILEAVASQDLWIWHAFFGLPGSLNDLNIIYQSQIFDDVVAGTGPDTSFTVSGVEYRRGYYLADGIYPTYSTIVKTVPHPTDDKRKKFAKFQEGARKDIERAFGVLQKKWHIISIPARSQTPRRLRHIMYACIILHNMIIEDEGRAICDYDENASTGNSVPVSEQEQDLNAFALRNEYTHHNLQADLVEHIWNNAENEPAHHMEDDD, encoded by the exons ATGGCTTCACCCGTTTCTTCAATTTCCTCAATTTCATCAatgtcttcatcgtcttcgtccgagtggtattcatcatcttcggaagaggatgttattatgcacaacatgattatgaacgcggctcaAGTGTTCATGTCGGCCGCTGAAGGGTCGTCCCAACCGCTAACCAGACGAGCAAAATATAATcgagaccaagaag ccggccacgataaactagtagccgattattttgccgacgaacccgtgtacccaGCCGAGATTTTTCGACGTCGTTTCCGCATGAGTCGTCGACTGTTCTTACGTATTGCAGGCGACATGgcccagtctgatccgttttttacatTGCGAAACGATGCTAGGGGTCAAAGGGGTTTCAgcaatttacaaaaatgtacgtcggccattcgccaacttgcGTACGGTTACGCACCAGATGCATTAGACGAGTACATTAGGATGTCTGAAAGAACCGCACGTCGATGTTTATACAAGTTTTGCCaatgggttgtcaaattgtatagcaagcgatacctgcggaaaccgaacgtaaacgacgttcaaaaattatatcaagcccacgaacagagacatggtttcccaggaatgctcgggagcattgattgcatgcactggcagtggcagaactgcccggttgcatggcaaggtcagtatactaggggagatcagggacatccgactatcattctagaggctgttgcgtcacaggatctctggatatggcatgctttttttggtctacctggttcactcaacgacctcaacatcatataccagtcacagatttttgatgatgtagtggcgggtacaggtccagacacaagctttacggtttcaggggtggagtacaggcgaggttactacctagccgatgggatatacccaacgtactcgacaatTGTTAAAACTGTCCCGCACCCGACCGACGACAAAAGGAAAAAATTTGCAAAGTTTCAGGAGGGCgcaagaaaagatattgaacgggcttttggtgttctacaaaaaaaatggcacatcatttctattccagcacgttcgcaaacaccaaggaggttacgacacattatgtacgcttgtatcatccttcataacatgatcattgaagacgaagggagagcgatatgtgattacgacgaaaacgcgtctactggaaattctgttccagttagtgAGCAAGAACAAGATTTGAACGCcttcgctctacgtaacgagtacacacatcacaacctacaagcggacttggtggagcATATTTGGAACAACGCTGAAAACGAACCCGCCCACCACATGGAAGACGACGACTAG
- the LOC110941745 gene encoding uncharacterized protein LOC110941745, whose protein sequence is MTYRLRSRTTSQSPSMAKLHLKLARIISRQDQLKISFNHLKSQIKIGLLEAEDVFSSLAVPLMKLVGLKTAEMAEEGRSSTIFTKICSNYQSEFEDQIRVETPMSMSTANKECDLHKLEEDYTNNAIMAGNELIHKQKLQLIQLVQLLKQVESCVNSSQKNMFQTIDNHKDRIHMFLRKAVAYISATQQSSHDRHAFNITLKLLKAIYDHVTEALSSVEGGVDNLISRLTDEMCKPMIEYVKSYKAELTAGTCPQLLVALEDMRGVARDGRVELQQARKMVRVAEEKNAEVLSMLRESEERIKKMRQYLDAFTNDKKDTTGRYAKNKLLAPAPQEDQTKDDKLLWELLKKKRKCQHPESPFGPKELIRVGSSTKTPSPTAGKPSITHGVRRSYRNLKDHSSGSLLLLGLSPSVSRK, encoded by the exons ATGACTTATCGTCTGAGATCACGAACTACTTCACAATCTCCATCAATGGCGAAACTTCACCTCAAACTCGCACGCATCATCTCTCGTCAGGATCAACTCAAAATTTCGTTCAATCACCTCAAATCTCAGATCAAAATCGGTTTGCTCGAG GCTGAAGATGTATTCAGTTCGCTAGCTGTTCCGCTTATGAAGCTCGTTGGTTTAAAAACCGCTGAAATGGCTGAAGAAGGCAGATCAAGCACGATTTTCACGAAGATCTGTTCAAATTATCAA TCTGAATTTGAAGACCAGATTAGAGTGGAGACGCCTATGTCAATGTCAACTGCTAATAAGGAATGCGATTTACATAAGCTGGAG GAAGACTATACAAATAACGCAATCATGGCAGGCAATGAGCTTATCCATAAACAGAAATTACAGCTTATACAACTAGTGCAGCTTCTCAAACAAGTTGAAAGTTGTGTTAATTCTAGCCAGAAAAACATGTTTCAAACTATTGATAACCACAAAGACCGTATCCACATGTTTTTGAGAAAAGCTGTCGCTTATATATCCGCCACTCAACAATCAAGTCACGATCGTCACGCCTTCAATATCACGCTAAAACTTCTGAAAGCTATATATGATCATGTCACTGAAGCCCTAAGCTCAGTTGAGGGTGGGGTGGATAATCTCATCAGTAGATTAACTGATGAAATGTGTAAGCCGATGATTGAGTATGTCAAAAGTTATAAGGCGGAATTGACAGCTGGCACATGCCCTCAGTTATTGGTTGCATTGGAGGATATGAGAGGGGTGGCAAGAGACGGAAGGGTAGAATTGCAACAAGCAAGAAAAATGGTTAGAGTTGCAGAAGAAAAGAATGCTGAAGTATTGAGCATGTTGCGAGAATCAGAAGAAAGAATAAAGAAAATGAGACAATACTTAGATGCCTTCACTAATGACAAGAAGGACACTACTGGTCGTTATGCAAAGAACAAA TTATTAGCACCAGCACCACAGGAGGATCAAACTAAAGACGACAAGTTACTCTGGGAACTACTGAAAAAGAAACGGAAGTGCCAACATCCCGAGAGCCCATTCGGGCCCAAAGAGCTTATTCGAGTCGGATCCAGCACCAAAACCCCTAGCCCAACAGCTGGAAAACCATCCATCACTCACGGTGTCAGACGGTCCTACAGGAACCTGAAAGACCACTCATCGGGTTCCTTGCTCCTGTTGGGCTTATCGCCTTCAGTATCAAGAAAATGA
- the LOC110941746 gene encoding protein BONZAI 1, with amino-acid sequence MGNCFSGDGHGKFAVGGTSSAPNTHASNDAVDNFFSSRGHRGLFSQIELSLSASNLRDRDVLSKSDPLAVVYTKGKDGSLQELGRTEVVSNSLNPQWITKINVTYCFETVQTLLFRVYDVDTQFHGPEVKTLKLDDQQYLGECTCKLSQIVTDPKRSWTADLVTIAESTESTRPKKLGQLTVNAEEELISKTTVELTFRCSDLENKDFFSKSDCFLVISKYVRSGASGPTIPICRTEVLNNNLNPKWKPIFLNMSQVGNKDAPLIIECFNFNSNGKHDLLGKAQKSIAELEKLSSSKQGENLFLPVYIGKDHQSKVLKSQLFVDEFSESVRHSFLDYLLGGCEMNFMVAIDFTASNGNPRLPDSLHYVDHSGRPNAYQKAIQEVGDVLQFYDHDKEFPAWGFGGRPIDGPISHCFNLNGSSGNKPTVSGIQGIMNAYGQALSNVSLAGPTLFGPVINSAAKLASESVAADEHKYFVLLIITDGVITDQQETIDALVMASDLPLSVLIVGVGGADFKEMEILDADNGEKLHSSTGRVASRDIVQFVPFRDVQGGEISVVRSLLAELPSQFLTYMKNNDIQPKTKLPTT; translated from the exons ATGGGCAACTGCTTCTCCGGCGACGGCCACGGCAAGTTCGCCGTTGGCGGCACTTCTTCTGCTCCTAATACTCATGCTTCAAACGACGCCGTTGATAACTTTTTCAGTTCTCGCGGCCACAGAGGCCTCTTCTCTCAGATCGAG CTATCTCTATCTGCTTCAAACTTGCGTGACAGAGATGTGCTTTCCAAG AGCGATCCTTTGGCAGTTGTATATACCAAAGGAAAAGACGGTTCGCTGCAGGAGCTTGGGCGTACAGAAGTTGTTTCAAATTCATTAAATCCTCAGTGGATCACAAAAATAAACGTTACTTATTGTTTCGAGACAGTTCAAACACTCTT GTTCCGTGTGTATGATGTTGATACCCAGTTTCATGGCCCAGAAGTAAag ACACTTAAACTGGACGATCAGCAATATTTGGGCGAGTGTACTTGCAAGTTGTCTCAG ATAGTCACTGATCCAAAGCGCTCCTGGACCGCAGATCTTGTGACCATCGCAGAATCAACCGAGTCAACTCGGCCTAAAAAACTTGGACAGCTCACCGTCAATGCAGAAGAAGAACTTATCTCCAAGACTACTGTAGAGTTGACGTTTAGATGCTCAGATTTAGAAAATAAAGATTTTTTCTCCAAAAGT GACTGTTTTCTAGTAATTTCAAAATATGTGCGGAGTGGGGCGAGTGGGCCCACTATTCCAATTTGCAGAACAGAGGTTCTGAACAACAATCTTAACCCTAAATGGAAACCGATTTTTTTAAACATGTCACAAGTTGGCAACAAG GATGCCCCACTGATTATCGAGTGCTTTAACTTTAATAGTAACGGAAAGCATGATCTGCTTGG CAAAGCTCAAAAGTCGATTGCTGAGTTGGAAAAGTTATCTTCTAGTAAGCAGGGAGAGAACCTATTTTTACCCGTATATATCGGGAAAGATCATCAGTCAAAG GTGTTGAAAAGTCAACTTTTCGTGGACGAGTTTTCCGAAAGTGTTCGTCATTCCTTTCTGGATTACTTACTTGGTGGATGTGAAATGAATTTCATGGTGGCCATAGATTTCACAG CTTCAAATGGAAATCCCCGACTGCCAGACTCGTTACATTATGTTGACCATTCTGGACGCCCGAATGCATATCAGAAA GCAATACAAGAGGTTGGAGATGTACTGCAGTTTTACGATCATGATAAGGAGTTCCCTGCATGGGGCTTTGGAGGACGCCCGATTGACGGTCCCATTAGTCACTGTTTTAACCTTAACGGAAGCAGTGGCAACAAGCCAACG GTTTCAGGCATTCAAGGAATTATGAATGCATACGGACAGGCGCTTTCTAACGTTTCACTTGCCGGGCCCACCCTATTTGGACCTGTAATTAACTCTGCAGCAAAACTAGCCAGCGAATCAGTTGCAGCTGATGAACACAAGTATTTTGTATTATTAATCATAACA GACGGAGTTATAACCGATCAACAGGAAACAATTGATGCCCTTGTGATGGCATCCGATCTGCCTCTCTCGGTCCTCATTGTCGGTGTTGGTGGGGCCGACTTCAAGGAGATGGAG ATTTTGGATGCAGATAATGGCGAGAAGCTTCATAGTTCAACTGGGCGTGTTGCATCGCGTGATATAGTCCAGTTTGTTCCTTTTAGGGATGTACAAG GTGGAGAAATTTCGGTTGTTCGATCACTTTTGGCAGAACTACCTTCACAATTCTTAACCTACATGAAAAACAATGACATTCAACCGAAAACAAAATTACCTACAACATAG
- the LOC110941744 gene encoding chromophore lyase CRL, chloroplastic, giving the protein MCEGPPNGWSRARGLVVKTLVLIGGALLIKRFTKSTTRWDHARIVSNSLTGEKFSKEQAARDPDNFFNLRWLCCPAADMVDGSKVLYFEQAFWRTPHKPFRQRFCTVKPCPKEMKCDVELSTYAIRDAEEYKNFCDRSRDQRPLPEEVIGDVAEHLTTIHLNRCERGKRCLYEGSTPPEGFPNSWNGASYCTSELAVLKNNEIHTWDRGYDDDGKQVWGVKNGPYEFKPAPEPATGPAYTSVDMLSTLNFPLSIDKRIEGSFVLQE; this is encoded by the exons ATGTGTGAAGGACCACCAAATGGGTGGAGCAGAGCTCGAGGACTGGTGGTGAAGACGCTGGTCTTAATCGGCGGTGCTCTTTTGATCAAACGCTTCACTAAATCCACCACTCGTTGGGACCATGCTCGCATCGTTTCCAACTCCCTCACCGGCGAAAAG TTTTCGAAGGAACAAGCGGCTAGAGATCCGGATAATTTCTTTAATTTAAG GTGGCTTTGCTGCCCGGCTGCGGATATGGTGGATGGATCAAAGGTTCTATATTTTGAGCAA GCGTTTTGGAGAACTCCTCATAAGCCGTTTAGACAG AGATTTTGTACGGTGAAGCCTTGCCCAAAAGAGATGAAATGTGACGTTGAG TTGAGTACATATGCCATCAGGGATGCAGAGGAATACAAGAACTTTTGTGATCGCTCAAGGGACCAGCGTCCACTGCCTGAAGAAGTTATCGGG GATGTAGCAGAACATCTAACAACCATACATCTTAACCGCTGTGAACGAGGGAAACGATGCTTATACGAGGGTTCAACCCCGCCTGAAGGCTTCCCCAATTCATGG AATGGTGCTTCATATTGTACCTCAGAACTGGCGGTCTTGAAGAATAACGAGATCCATACATGGGACAGGGGTTATGATGATGATGGGAAACAA GTTTGGGGGGTGAAAAATGGTCCTTATGAATTCAAGCCTGCTCCAGAACCTGCAACTGGACCTGCATATACTTCTGTTGATATGTTATCTACTTTGAATTTCCCCCTTTCTATTGATAAGAGGATAGAAGGTTCCTTTGTTCTGCAAGAATAA